The Chthoniobacterales bacterium genome contains a region encoding:
- the pstA gene encoding phosphate ABC transporter permease PstA, translating into MSAHIFQEKSSAILTVEKIVFWLFRVATYVVLIFSAYILLTITFKGIGSVVKLSPPFIDIPFLTESPETLHVFQFEGKPMQLGDTEYRQFTATRTVNDPNESTVAHSAGGIFPCIVGTVLLVVGSMVIALVLGVSSAIYLSEYGGSGRIVETLRLAILNLAGVPSIVFGLFGFAMFVIFFKWNVSLIAGWFTLAFMVMPVIITAAEESLRAVPQGFREGSLALGATKWQTIRSNVLPYALPGILTSSILGIARVAGETAPIMFTAAFVKTDQLPWQGLAHVTDFFFRGVMALPYHIYVVSSKIPQNEFTERMQYGSAFVFLLVVASIAMTSMVLRTRLRKAYKW; encoded by the coding sequence ATGAGCGCCCACATCTTTCAGGAAAAAAGCTCCGCCATTCTCACGGTGGAAAAAATCGTCTTCTGGCTCTTCCGCGTCGCGACCTATGTCGTCCTGATTTTTTCCGCTTACATCCTGCTCACGATCACGTTCAAAGGCATCGGCTCCGTCGTGAAACTGTCGCCGCCGTTCATCGACATCCCGTTTCTCACCGAGTCGCCGGAAACGCTCCACGTCTTCCAGTTTGAAGGAAAACCGATGCAACTCGGCGACACGGAATACCGCCAGTTTACGGCCACTCGCACCGTCAACGATCCCAATGAAAGCACGGTCGCGCATTCGGCGGGCGGCATTTTTCCCTGCATCGTCGGCACTGTTTTGCTCGTGGTCGGCTCCATGGTGATCGCACTCGTACTCGGCGTGTCGTCGGCGATTTATCTCAGCGAATACGGCGGCTCTGGTCGCATCGTCGAAACCCTGCGCCTCGCCATCCTCAATCTCGCGGGCGTGCCGTCCATCGTCTTCGGGCTCTTCGGCTTTGCCATGTTCGTGATTTTCTTTAAGTGGAACGTCTCGCTCATTGCCGGCTGGTTCACACTGGCGTTTATGGTCATGCCCGTGATTATCACCGCCGCCGAGGAATCGCTCCGCGCCGTGCCGCAAGGCTTTCGCGAAGGTTCGCTCGCGCTTGGCGCCACGAAATGGCAGACGATCCGCAGCAATGTGTTGCCCTATGCGCTGCCCGGCATTCTCACATCGTCGATCCTCGGCATCGCCCGCGTCGCCGGCGAGACCGCTCCGATCATGTTCACGGCGGCTTTTGTAAAAACCGACCAGCTTCCCTGGCAGGGACTGGCGCACGTCACCGACTTCTTTTTTCGGGGCGTGATGGCGCTGCCGTATCACATTTACGTGGTCAGCTCGAAGATTCCGCAAAATGAATTTACCGAGCGCATGCAATACGGCTCGGCCTTCGTTTTCCTCCTCGTCGTCGCCTCCATCGCCATGACTTCCATGGTTCTGCGCACGCGGCTGCGCAAAGCTTACAAATGGTAA
- the pstC gene encoding phosphate ABC transporter permease subunit PstC yields the protein MSTPSSNKSTMRDALTKPQGFRFLGLDFDSAIKYFFGGNAFVAVVVLALITIFLFKEGFGFISQNRRNLQVYRQAGLEYVDIMRSRMDAHTKLGRQVNAARLNLFKDLQKQGKSLDEINAMLAPLDEFSGKFSDAAETLRGLVSDYGDAAATIKQSASEIQDRLEEKEMLIDAGKRDQAEKVVVPVIDFPSARKVILDSEPQYAELCGAMRSTLIALINTPNPGYEMIPLEVRSRFKTDTLAFLDYLDQGKSELTAWNPDKPVGYLDGLASFLTHPEWLTASFWQDWYGVIPLFVGSLFVSVIALLLAVPLGVSAAIYVNQIAGNREASYIKPAIEFIAAFPSVVLGFFGVAILGETIRAISGWHFLSWISFFPIAERLNATTAGILLGLMAVPTIFSLAEDAINNVPVHFKEASFALGASKLQTLVKIIIPAALSGIIAAVLLGFGRVIGETMVVLLCAGNRIKIPDFTEGLGAFFQPVHTMTGIIAQEMGEVPSGSIHYRALFMVAILLFLLALGINFLAQRIVRRFKISIG from the coding sequence ATGAGCACTCCATCGAGCAACAAATCGACCATGCGCGATGCCTTGACGAAGCCGCAGGGCTTTCGTTTTCTCGGGCTCGATTTCGATTCGGCGATCAAATATTTCTTCGGCGGCAACGCGTTTGTCGCCGTCGTCGTGCTGGCGCTGATCACCATTTTTCTTTTCAAGGAAGGCTTCGGCTTCATCTCGCAAAACCGGCGCAACTTGCAGGTCTATCGCCAGGCCGGCCTCGAATACGTGGACATCATGCGCTCCCGGATGGACGCCCACACGAAGCTCGGACGCCAGGTCAATGCGGCCCGATTGAATCTTTTTAAGGACCTGCAAAAACAAGGGAAATCGCTCGACGAGATCAACGCGATGCTCGCTCCGCTGGATGAGTTTTCCGGCAAATTTAGTGACGCCGCGGAGACCTTGCGCGGGCTGGTTTCCGATTACGGCGACGCTGCGGCGACCATCAAGCAGAGCGCGTCCGAGATCCAGGATCGCTTGGAGGAAAAGGAAATGCTCATCGACGCGGGCAAGCGAGACCAGGCCGAAAAAGTCGTCGTTCCGGTGATTGATTTCCCCAGCGCTCGCAAAGTCATTCTCGATTCGGAACCGCAATACGCCGAACTCTGCGGCGCAATGCGTTCGACTTTGATCGCACTCATTAACACGCCCAATCCCGGTTACGAGATGATTCCATTGGAAGTCCGCTCACGTTTCAAAACCGACACGCTGGCTTTCCTCGATTACCTCGATCAGGGCAAATCCGAGCTGACCGCCTGGAACCCCGACAAACCGGTCGGCTACCTCGATGGACTCGCCAGTTTTCTGACGCATCCGGAATGGCTCACCGCGAGTTTTTGGCAGGATTGGTATGGGGTGATTCCGCTCTTTGTCGGCTCACTTTTCGTTTCCGTGATCGCGCTCCTGCTCGCCGTGCCGCTCGGCGTGAGCGCCGCGATCTACGTCAACCAAATCGCAGGAAATCGTGAGGCGAGTTACATCAAACCCGCGATCGAATTTATCGCCGCCTTTCCCTCCGTCGTCCTCGGTTTCTTCGGCGTCGCCATCCTCGGCGAAACCATCCGGGCCATCTCCGGCTGGCACTTTCTGAGTTGGATTTCATTCTTCCCGATTGCCGAGCGCCTCAACGCCACCACCGCTGGCATTCTTCTCGGGCTGATGGCGGTTCCGACGATTTTTTCACTGGCCGAGGACGCGATCAACAACGTCCCGGTCCACTTCAAGGAAGCCTCCTTCGCGCTCGGCGCGTCGAAGCTGCAAACGCTCGTCAAAATCATCATTCCCGCCGCGCTTTCCGGCATCATCGCCGCCGTCCTGCTCGGCTTCGGACGCGTCATCGGCGAAACCATGGTCGTTCTCCTCTGCGCCGGCAACCGCATCAAAATCCCCGACTTTACCGAGGGCCTCGGCGCGTTTTTCCAGCCCGTCCACACCATGACAGGTATCATCGCGCAGGAAATGGGCGAGGTGCCGTCCGGCTCGATCCATTACCGCGCCTTGTTCATGGTCGCGATCCTGCTTTTCCTGCTCGCGCTCGGGATCAATTTCCTCGCACAGCGCATCGTCCGCCGCTTCAAAATCTCCATCGGCTAA
- a CDS encoding phosphate ABC transporter substrate-binding protein, with amino-acid sequence MKTTKLVLSILASLSVASVAHAGKVVIKGSDTLGSKLVPQLAEAFKAANPDTKFEIAAEGSTTGFAALIDGTADIGMASRRAKPAEISAATSKGLNLKPTIVAYDGITVVVNANSPVKKLTKQQVEQIFTGDVTDWSAVGGAAGKISVYTRNTSSGTYSDWKELAMKKRDYAPSAQKLAGNEQIVAEVAKNPNGIGYVGIAYSHEAGVHAVSVDGAEPTEANVKSKVWPYSRPTFYYTNGAPAGEAGAFLNFTLSPAGQAIVKQVGFVKIN; translated from the coding sequence ATGAAAACCACCAAACTCGTCCTCTCCATCCTCGCTTCCCTGAGCGTCGCCTCCGTGGCGCACGCCGGGAAAGTCGTCATCAAAGGCTCCGACACCCTCGGTTCCAAGCTCGTTCCGCAACTCGCCGAAGCCTTCAAGGCCGCCAATCCCGACACCAAGTTTGAGATTGCCGCCGAAGGCTCCACCACCGGTTTCGCCGCCCTCATCGACGGCACCGCCGACATCGGCATGGCCAGCCGACGCGCCAAGCCAGCGGAAATTTCCGCAGCGACTTCCAAGGGACTCAACCTCAAGCCAACCATCGTGGCTTACGACGGCATCACCGTCGTCGTCAACGCCAACAGCCCCGTTAAAAAACTCACCAAACAGCAGGTCGAGCAGATCTTCACCGGTGACGTTACCGACTGGAGCGCCGTCGGCGGTGCCGCTGGTAAAATCTCCGTTTACACCCGCAACACCTCTTCCGGCACCTACTCCGATTGGAAAGAACTCGCGATGAAAAAACGCGACTACGCTCCTTCCGCCCAGAAGCTGGCGGGCAACGAGCAGATCGTCGCCGAAGTCGCCAAAAACCCGAACGGCATCGGCTACGTGGGCATTGCCTACAGCCACGAAGCGGGAGTTCATGCCGTCTCCGTGGATGGTGCCGAGCCTACAGAAGCGAATGTCAAATCCAAGGTCTGGCCTTACAGCCGTCCGACGTTCTACTACACCAACGGCGCCCCCGCTGGTGAGGCCGGCGCGTTCCTCAATTTCACCCTCAGTCCTGCCGGTCAGGCCATCGTGAAACAAGTCGGATTCGTCAAGATCAACTAA
- a CDS encoding putative porin: protein MIRIPRLLLAAAAALPFINSELHAQDSGPLIDKLVQKGILNDQEAEDLRADMVKDFQSSSAGKLNISSPVTELKLYGDGRLRYQYDDQQAQTAGPEHVTQRSRFRYRLRLNADFRLTNNFFGGVQVETGQASDSANETVQPAYGDSGIYINRVFLGLNIGDWATVVAGKQKNPFYTTDLVWDPDISPYGLTESISFDKAFKSEGSAGSPSSYSKDGKTVTSFTGATAGSSWGGFKLSLVAGQLVYETNNNEAAVDGDAKNDGFQFVGQLVASYEVNSKTSVTFAPGFMIYNAADVGGDIQANNETAFTGASGRIDANNDGIADFTQDPVTGAVTVSTGNVSGETRDLAIVTAPGEFKFPIGSLNGRFYWDFAYNTSGHKRYDDVYGFGLLLPSSTGVGTPIATTQQRSFTDQDAMAWLAGLEIGAGKGQGAWTIFANYRETGLAAVDPNLNDSDFALGKLNSRGFKFGTTYGISDAVSIALTGFVTYNLDDNLADQFGLANRNAVNTVQFDVNFKF, encoded by the coding sequence AAAGGCATCCTGAATGATCAGGAAGCTGAAGATCTCCGCGCCGACATGGTGAAGGATTTCCAATCCTCGTCTGCCGGAAAATTGAACATTTCCAGTCCCGTGACCGAGTTGAAGCTCTATGGCGACGGCCGCCTCCGTTATCAATATGACGACCAGCAGGCGCAGACCGCTGGTCCCGAGCACGTGACGCAACGCAGCCGTTTCCGTTATCGCTTGCGCTTGAATGCCGACTTCCGCCTGACCAACAACTTCTTCGGCGGCGTCCAGGTTGAGACCGGCCAAGCTTCCGATTCGGCCAACGAAACCGTGCAGCCCGCTTACGGCGATTCCGGGATTTACATCAACCGCGTTTTCCTCGGTCTTAATATCGGCGACTGGGCGACCGTCGTTGCAGGCAAGCAAAAGAATCCTTTCTACACTACCGACCTCGTCTGGGACCCGGACATCAGCCCTTACGGTCTGACCGAGTCGATCTCCTTCGACAAGGCGTTCAAGTCCGAAGGCAGTGCGGGCAGTCCTTCCAGCTATAGCAAGGATGGCAAAACCGTCACCAGCTTCACCGGGGCCACCGCTGGCAGCAGTTGGGGTGGATTCAAGCTCTCGCTCGTTGCAGGTCAGCTCGTTTACGAGACCAACAACAACGAGGCTGCTGTCGATGGCGATGCGAAGAACGATGGCTTCCAATTCGTGGGCCAGCTCGTCGCAAGCTATGAGGTGAACAGCAAAACGTCCGTGACCTTTGCGCCCGGCTTCATGATCTACAACGCAGCCGACGTCGGCGGCGACATTCAGGCGAACAACGAAACTGCCTTTACCGGAGCTTCGGGCCGCATCGATGCGAACAACGACGGCATCGCTGACTTCACGCAAGATCCAGTCACCGGCGCAGTCACCGTTTCCACGGGCAATGTCTCGGGAGAAACTCGCGACCTCGCCATCGTCACCGCACCCGGCGAATTCAAATTCCCGATCGGCTCGCTCAATGGCCGGTTCTATTGGGATTTTGCTTACAACACCTCTGGCCACAAGCGTTATGACGACGTTTACGGGTTTGGCCTGCTCCTTCCGAGCAGCACCGGAGTCGGCACGCCAATCGCCACAACCCAGCAGCGCAGCTTCACCGACCAGGACGCCATGGCGTGGCTGGCTGGTCTGGAAATCGGCGCGGGCAAGGGACAGGGAGCCTGGACCATTTTCGCCAACTACCGCGAAACCGGTCTCGCTGCAGTCGATCCTAACTTGAACGACTCCGATTTCGCTCTCGGCAAGTTGAACAGCCGCGGCTTTAAGTTCGGCACGACTTACGGCATCTCCGACGCCGTTTCCATCGCGCTGACGGGCTTCGTGACCTACAACCTCGATGACAATCTGGCTGACCAGTTTGGCCTCGCCAATCGCAACGCGGTCAACACCGTGCAGTTCGACGTTAACTTCAAGTTCTAA